The Sinorhizobium meliloti genome includes a window with the following:
- a CDS encoding amidohydrolase family protein has protein sequence MAGATLLTARWVAGHRDGRHVLYENGEVVFENDRILFVGHGYDGPTARRFDFGMALIGPGFIDLDALSDIDTGVLGLDHQPGWKKGRVWPRDYVEEGPVEMLTPEELAFQKRYAFAHLIRNGITTALPIASLFYRAWNETPEEFASAAESAADLGLRVYLGPAFRAGHSVIEADGTLTVEVDAARGRAGLDAAIAFCAAHDNTHGGLVRAMLAPDRVEYWTADLLKRTAGVARDLGVPVRLHCCQSTFEVETIRGRFGTGSAEWLHNIGFLSERALLPHGTHTDREGLRIIADSGATVVHCPLVMARHGAALNHFGDLRRAGLRLGMGTDTWPPDMILNMQIGLMLGRVMGGELDSPSSADLYDVATLGGADALGRPDLGRLQAGAAADIVVIDLAAHHLGHVRDPIAGLVASANGSDVRTVFIAGRRVMSEGTIPGFDFAEAHARAGAQFERLVAQYPRRTWRHPAVQSIFPPSYEVTRT, from the coding sequence ATGGCGGGCGCGACGCTACTTACTGCCCGCTGGGTCGCCGGACATCGTGACGGGCGCCATGTCCTCTACGAAAACGGCGAGGTCGTCTTCGAGAACGATCGCATTCTGTTTGTCGGTCACGGCTATGACGGACCGACCGCTCGTAGGTTCGATTTCGGTATGGCACTGATTGGGCCTGGCTTCATCGATCTCGACGCTCTATCCGACATCGATACAGGCGTTCTTGGCCTCGACCATCAGCCCGGCTGGAAAAAAGGGCGCGTTTGGCCGCGCGACTATGTCGAGGAGGGGCCCGTGGAAATGCTAACGCCCGAGGAGCTTGCATTTCAGAAACGCTACGCCTTTGCCCACTTAATTCGGAACGGCATCACCACGGCGCTGCCAATCGCCTCTCTTTTCTACCGCGCTTGGAACGAAACGCCCGAGGAATTCGCCTCCGCCGCGGAAAGCGCTGCGGACCTAGGCCTGCGCGTGTATCTCGGTCCGGCGTTCCGCGCTGGCCATTCGGTCATTGAAGCCGACGGCACGCTCACAGTCGAGGTCGACGCGGCTCGGGGACGCGCCGGCTTGGACGCGGCAATTGCCTTCTGCGCCGCTCACGACAACACCCATGGGGGGTTGGTGCGCGCCATGCTGGCCCCGGATCGCGTTGAGTACTGGACCGCGGACTTGTTGAAACGGACGGCTGGTGTCGCGCGCGACCTCGGCGTGCCAGTTCGCCTTCACTGCTGTCAATCTACTTTCGAGGTGGAAACGATTCGCGGTCGCTTCGGAACGGGCTCGGCTGAATGGCTACATAACATCGGCTTCCTGTCCGAGCGGGCACTGCTCCCGCACGGCACGCATACCGACCGTGAAGGTCTCCGCATCATTGCTGACTCGGGTGCCACAGTGGTGCATTGCCCTTTGGTGATGGCGCGCCACGGTGCCGCATTGAACCACTTCGGCGATCTGCGGCGAGCGGGCTTGCGTCTCGGCATGGGAACCGACACCTGGCCGCCGGACATGATCCTTAATATGCAGATCGGGCTCATGCTAGGCCGGGTAATGGGTGGAGAGCTCGACAGCCCCAGCTCGGCCGATCTCTACGATGTAGCGACATTGGGCGGAGCTGATGCGCTAGGCCGCCCAGATCTCGGCCGCCTGCAGGCCGGCGCCGCGGCCGACATCGTGGTCATCGATCTCGCCGCTCACCATCTCGGCCACGTGAGGGACCCCATCGCTGGCCTAGTGGCGTCGGCGAACGGGAGCGACGTCCGCACCGTCTTCATCGCCGGGCGTCGTGTCATGTCAGAAGGTACAATTCCCGGTTTTGATTTCGCCGAAGCCCATGCGCGTGCCGGAGCCCAGTTCGAGAGACTGGTGGCCCAGTATCCGCGCCGTACATGGCGACACCCTGCGGTTCAATCGATCTTCCCTCCCAGCTATGAAGTGACAAGAACGTGA
- a CDS encoding amidohydrolase, translating to MTHDLLIRNARPFGKDPVDLVIRSGRFGAPGGDRPSEEIDAAGYIALPGLVEAHTHLDKTLIGMDWFENRIAPNRNDRILADRKAKRDLGIDARRQSARQIFQTLEHGVLAIRSHVDVDTEIGLANIEGVLETREALRDLADVQIVAFPQSGMLACEGTLELMDAAMKAGADIVGGIDPATIDRDPVRHLDAMFALAERHAKPIDIHLHELGELGAFCLELIVERARAHAMQGKVMISHGYCLGMLDTARQRAVIEELAAERIAVMTVGSPSAPALPLRLMRQCGLVVASGSDGIQGTWEPWGNGDMLERARFLAQRNGMTNDADLEETARVCTFGGAEAINLTGYGFADGDFGDLVLVQGRTLAEAVALTPQKRTVIRRGRILVRTGTLARDLPHVA from the coding sequence ATGACACACGACCTTCTCATCCGGAACGCACGTCCGTTCGGCAAGGATCCCGTCGATCTCGTCATCCGCAGCGGCCGTTTCGGCGCGCCCGGCGGTGACCGGCCGTCGGAGGAAATCGACGCTGCCGGATACATCGCGCTGCCCGGTCTCGTCGAAGCGCATACCCATCTCGACAAGACGCTGATCGGCATGGACTGGTTCGAGAACCGCATCGCCCCGAACCGCAACGACCGCATTCTGGCGGATCGCAAGGCCAAACGCGACCTTGGTATCGACGCGCGCCGGCAATCCGCTCGCCAGATATTTCAGACCCTGGAACACGGCGTCCTGGCCATTCGTAGCCACGTCGACGTCGACACCGAGATCGGCCTTGCCAATATCGAGGGCGTGCTGGAGACGCGTGAGGCTCTCCGCGACCTGGCCGATGTGCAGATCGTCGCCTTCCCACAAAGCGGCATGCTCGCATGCGAGGGCACGCTTGAACTTATGGATGCGGCGATGAAGGCCGGTGCCGACATCGTCGGCGGCATCGATCCCGCCACGATCGATCGCGATCCGGTGCGCCACCTCGATGCCATGTTCGCGCTGGCTGAGCGCCATGCCAAACCTATAGACATTCACCTGCACGAACTCGGCGAGCTTGGCGCATTCTGTCTCGAGCTTATCGTGGAGCGCGCCCGCGCTCATGCGATGCAGGGCAAGGTAATGATCAGTCATGGCTATTGCCTCGGCATGCTGGACACAGCTCGCCAGCGGGCGGTGATCGAGGAGCTGGCGGCGGAACGCATTGCGGTGATGACCGTTGGTAGTCCGTCGGCGCCGGCGCTCCCCTTGCGTCTTATGCGGCAGTGCGGCCTCGTCGTCGCGTCCGGCTCGGACGGCATCCAGGGGACCTGGGAGCCATGGGGCAACGGTGACATGCTCGAGCGCGCAAGATTTTTGGCACAACGTAATGGCATGACGAACGATGCTGATCTGGAGGAGACGGCGCGCGTCTGTACCTTTGGCGGCGCGGAAGCCATTAATCTTACCGGCTACGGATTTGCCGATGGCGATTTCGGCGACCTGGTCCTGGTGCAAGGGCGTACGTTGGCGGAAGCGGTGGCGCTGACGCCGCAGAAGCGTACGGTGATCCGCCGCGGTCGCATCCTCGTTCGCACAGGTACTCTCGCCCGAGATCTGCCCCATGTCGCATGA
- a CDS encoding amidohydrolase family protein: MADSLLIENGLVLTLDAGGRVLERGFVLVENGWIAAISLEAPAVGLNVPRIDAAGMVVMPGLIDTHAHAGHTLTKGLGNRSDDWMATTGRIYAEATDPEFWAAEAALSALERIKCGTTTAALLFGGGPDIMRTEGPDAAEAHLTAITEMGVREILAVGPNRPSAKSVYRLYEGDSYQEVAVCTATQIAVSAALIDRWAGRDDRVQLAVSLPVFNASELEDPAVRTLSLKARDLAREKGVLLVQDGHRDGSIAANDASLALFDDRSLLAHCIDLTEEDRAVLKRTGAKVAHNPSALMSVSGRCPAPELMQDGVTVSLGTDAAAPDRSFDMFRNMFQAHRYHARHFRDDAVLPPLQLLEMATIAGARALCMDDEIGSLEVGKRADILLINMRQPHLWPPVDPVQRLARFANGADVDTTIVGGRVLMRGRKLVDADEGAILDRAEKAFRRAMARQTRLTAERRMP, encoded by the coding sequence ATGGCAGATTCCTTGCTGATCGAAAACGGCTTGGTTCTCACCCTTGACGCTGGCGGGCGCGTGCTGGAGCGAGGCTTCGTGCTGGTCGAAAACGGGTGGATCGCCGCGATCAGTCTCGAGGCGCCGGCAGTTGGCCTAAACGTGCCACGTATCGATGCCGCCGGTATGGTGGTGATGCCCGGGCTCATCGATACCCATGCCCATGCCGGACACACGCTGACCAAGGGGCTGGGCAATAGATCGGACGACTGGATGGCAACGACCGGCCGGATCTACGCCGAAGCGACGGATCCGGAATTTTGGGCGGCCGAAGCTGCGCTGTCGGCGCTGGAGCGTATCAAGTGTGGCACCACCACCGCCGCCCTTCTGTTCGGCGGCGGGCCGGACATCATGCGCACCGAAGGACCGGATGCAGCCGAGGCTCATCTCACCGCTATTACGGAGATGGGCGTGCGCGAGATTCTCGCGGTCGGTCCCAACCGTCCTTCTGCCAAAAGTGTGTACAGGCTCTACGAGGGCGACTCCTATCAGGAGGTCGCGGTTTGCACCGCCACCCAAATTGCGGTCAGCGCCGCACTTATCGACCGTTGGGCCGGCCGCGACGACCGGGTGCAGCTCGCCGTCTCGCTTCCCGTCTTCAATGCGAGCGAACTTGAAGACCCCGCCGTGCGCACACTTTCGCTGAAGGCCCGCGATCTGGCTCGGGAAAAGGGCGTGCTGCTGGTGCAGGACGGCCACCGCGACGGCTCGATTGCCGCCAACGATGCCAGCCTCGCGCTTTTCGACGACCGTTCGCTCCTCGCCCATTGCATCGACCTCACCGAGGAAGACCGAGCCGTGCTAAAGCGCACCGGCGCCAAGGTGGCGCACAATCCGAGCGCACTGATGTCCGTTTCCGGCCGCTGCCCTGCACCGGAATTGATGCAGGACGGCGTCACCGTCTCGCTGGGCACCGATGCCGCCGCGCCCGACCGCTCCTTCGATATGTTTCGCAACATGTTCCAGGCGCATCGCTATCACGCCCGCCATTTCCGCGACGACGCCGTGCTCCCGCCCCTCCAGCTTCTCGAAATGGCGACGATCGCGGGCGCCCGGGCACTCTGCATGGACGATGAGATCGGCTCGCTGGAAGTCGGCAAGCGCGCCGATATCCTGCTGATCAACATGCGCCAGCCGCATCTGTGGCCGCCGGTCGATCCGGTGCAACGTCTCGCGCGCTTCGCCAACGGCGCGGATGTCGACACGACCATCGTTGGCGGCCGTGTGTTGATGCGCGGGCGTAAACTGGTCGACGCCGATGAGGGCGCGATCCTCGACCGGGCAGAAAAGGCCTTCCGTCGCGCGATGGCGCGCCAGACTCGTCTGACCGCCGAAAGGAGAATGCCATGA
- a CDS encoding ABC transporter substrate-binding protein, translating into MKTYMKTLLAGLAILAPLSAPALAETLRWSASGDVISYDPNAQVDSFTQSVQHMVFDPLVRRNKDLKLEPALATSWEIVEPNRWRFKLRQGVKFHEGQPFNADDVVATIQRQIDPGARNRENLSAVTGVEKVDDYTVDLILRGAYPLLLNDLAAIYIMSKPWMEEHDALKPGNTATGVVTYASAHANGTGPFKLKSYEPDARSVFEVNKDWWDKPQHNLTEVEFRPIASDATRVAALLSGEVDMIVPVPLQDVDRINGTDGLKVVENPSLRTIMLALNFKKELHAAPGVANPMTSVKVRQALWHAIDVNTIQKRLMRGKSRVAGMLVAPAVTGHDDAIDVPLEYDC; encoded by the coding sequence GTGAAGACCTACATGAAGACCCTTTTGGCGGGGCTTGCCATTCTGGCGCCGCTTTCCGCACCCGCCCTAGCCGAGACGCTTCGCTGGTCGGCCTCCGGCGACGTCATTTCCTACGACCCCAATGCGCAAGTCGACAGCTTCACCCAGAGCGTCCAGCACATGGTCTTCGATCCGCTCGTCCGCCGCAACAAGGACCTGAAGCTTGAGCCGGCGCTGGCGACGTCCTGGGAGATTGTCGAGCCGAACCGCTGGCGCTTCAAGCTGCGCCAGGGCGTAAAATTCCACGAGGGCCAGCCCTTCAACGCCGACGACGTGGTGGCGACCATTCAGCGCCAGATCGATCCGGGCGCGCGCAACCGCGAAAACCTCTCCGCCGTGACCGGCGTCGAGAAGGTCGACGACTACACCGTCGACCTCATCCTGCGAGGCGCCTATCCGCTGCTCCTCAACGACCTTGCCGCCATCTACATCATGAGCAAGCCGTGGATGGAAGAGCACGACGCGCTGAAGCCGGGCAACACGGCAACCGGCGTCGTCACCTATGCCAGCGCTCATGCCAACGGCACCGGCCCCTTCAAGCTGAAGAGCTACGAGCCGGATGCCCGCTCTGTCTTTGAAGTGAACAAAGACTGGTGGGACAAGCCGCAGCATAATCTGACGGAAGTCGAGTTCCGTCCGATCGCCTCCGACGCCACCCGCGTCGCGGCGCTGCTGTCCGGTGAAGTCGACATGATTGTCCCGGTTCCGCTGCAGGACGTCGACCGCATTAATGGCACCGACGGCCTGAAGGTGGTGGAAAACCCGTCTCTGCGAACCATCATGCTGGCGCTGAACTTCAAAAAGGAACTGCACGCCGCTCCGGGCGTCGCCAACCCGATGACGAGCGTCAAGGTGCGCCAGGCACTCTGGCACGCCATCGACGTCAACACGATCCAGAAGCGCCTAATGCGCGGCAAGTCGCGCGTCGCCGGCATGCTCGTCGCCCCGGCTGTCACCGGTCACGACGATGCGATCGACGTGCCGCTGGAATATGATTGTTGA
- a CDS encoding ABC transporter substrate-binding protein, translating to MIVDKAKTLLAEAGYPDGFKTGLSCSNDRYIADEQICLAISSMWAKIGVQVDLSVESKTTYFPRMDNGELDVYLLGWASLPAMDGYSVLQALLATNDGTFGGSNPNGLSDPRIDALARSASVELEETKRVDMLKEAFRITHDDALFIPLHQQPVAWAMSNKVDIPQFPDEYVRPWFAQIKK from the coding sequence ATGATTGTTGACAAGGCAAAGACCCTATTGGCCGAAGCGGGTTATCCGGATGGCTTCAAGACGGGTCTTTCCTGCTCGAACGACCGCTACATCGCCGACGAGCAGATCTGCCTTGCCATCTCCTCGATGTGGGCAAAGATCGGCGTGCAGGTGGACCTCAGCGTCGAGAGCAAGACGACCTATTTCCCGCGCATGGATAACGGCGAACTCGACGTCTACCTGCTTGGCTGGGCCTCTTTGCCGGCGATGGACGGCTACAGCGTGCTCCAGGCGCTGCTCGCGACCAATGACGGCACCTTCGGCGGCTCGAATCCGAACGGTCTTTCCGATCCGCGCATCGATGCTCTTGCCCGCTCGGCTTCGGTCGAACTCGAGGAGACCAAGCGCGTGGACATGCTGAAGGAAGCCTTCCGCATCACTCATGACGACGCCCTGTTCATTCCGCTGCACCAGCAGCCGGTCGCCTGGGCTATGAGCAACAAGGTCGACATTCCGCAGTTCCCGGACGAATATGTTCGTCCGTGGTTCGCACAGATCAAGAAATAG
- a CDS encoding ABC transporter permease, producing MLRLLSVRLLQAILVMLAVTAIAFVMFRFVGDPVSSMVREGATQAEKDALRVALGLDKPVLAQFFNFAGQVLTGDLGTSFRYQQPVVSLLMSRLPATLELVVVATFLALAVGIPLGVLCALKPNAFLSRLTQSATLVGISMPTFVTGLLLILVFAVNLRWLPSSGRGELVDLGLWQTGFLTLSGLKSLILPSITLALFQLTLIMRLVRSEMIDVLSSDYIRFAFARGLPRAYIYGRLALRNALMPVVTVTGLQIGQLIAFAIVTETVFQWPGMGLLFTNAVGYPDMPVLAAYLLFVGFLFVMINMVVDILYTFIDPRLRTR from the coding sequence ATGCTCAGACTTCTCTCGGTGCGGCTGCTCCAGGCCATCCTTGTGATGCTTGCCGTGACGGCCATCGCCTTCGTCATGTTCCGCTTCGTCGGCGATCCCGTCTCCTCCATGGTGCGCGAAGGCGCTACCCAGGCGGAAAAGGACGCGCTACGCGTCGCGCTCGGCCTCGACAAGCCGGTCCTCGCGCAATTCTTCAATTTCGCTGGCCAAGTGCTGACGGGCGATCTCGGCACCAGCTTCCGCTACCAGCAGCCGGTCGTGAGCCTGTTGATGAGCCGCCTTCCGGCAACGCTGGAACTGGTGGTCGTTGCCACGTTCCTGGCGCTCGCCGTCGGCATCCCGCTCGGCGTGCTCTGCGCGCTGAAACCGAACGCTTTTCTGTCTCGGCTGACGCAATCGGCGACGCTGGTCGGCATTTCCATGCCGACCTTCGTCACCGGCCTGCTGCTGATCCTGGTCTTCGCGGTGAACCTCCGCTGGCTGCCCTCCTCTGGGCGCGGCGAGCTCGTCGATCTCGGCCTCTGGCAGACGGGTTTCCTGACGCTCTCAGGCCTCAAGTCGCTAATCCTGCCGTCTATAACGCTGGCGCTCTTCCAGTTGACGCTGATCATGCGGCTGGTGCGCTCGGAGATGATCGACGTCCTGTCATCAGATTACATCCGCTTCGCCTTTGCCCGCGGCCTGCCGCGCGCCTATATCTATGGCCGCCTTGCGCTGCGCAACGCGCTCATGCCTGTCGTGACGGTCACCGGCCTCCAGATCGGCCAGCTCATCGCCTTCGCTATCGTCACCGAGACGGTGTTCCAGTGGCCGGGCATGGGCCTGCTCTTCACCAATGCCGTCGGCTATCCCGACATGCCAGTGCTCGCCGCCTACCTGCTCTTCGTCGGCTTCCTCTTCGTCATGATCAACATGGTTGTCGACATTCTCTATACCTTCATCGATCCGCGCCTGAGGACACGATAA
- a CDS encoding ABC transporter permease — protein sequence MATQSLVRRLPPVSVMIAGLVLAIMLVLVLFAPLIAPMDPRDVSSFSLIDMEIPPAFMDGGDPRFLLGTDNQGRDLVSVILFGLRISVVIGLGAVFFAAALGVILGLVAGFFGGIIDNVVMRIADVLVSFPTILVALLISGIARAQLSTETMLAWAPLVLIFSIAVNEWVQYARTVRASTMVEVARDYVRAAKVIGLPAGRIMGRHILPNVMSSVMVIATINLAGAILTEATLSFLGAGMPPTYPSLGTLIRIGNQFLFSGIWWIAVMPAAVLVVLVLAVNVIGDYLRDRFNPKLMAR from the coding sequence ATGGCCACGCAATCCCTGGTACGCCGGCTTCCGCCGGTTTCCGTGATGATCGCCGGCCTGGTGCTCGCCATCATGCTCGTGCTCGTCCTCTTCGCCCCGCTGATCGCACCGATGGACCCACGCGACGTCTCCTCCTTTTCGCTGATCGACATGGAGATCCCGCCCGCCTTCATGGACGGCGGCGATCCACGCTTCTTGCTCGGCACGGACAACCAGGGCCGCGACCTCGTCTCCGTCATCCTGTTCGGTCTGCGCATCTCCGTCGTCATCGGTCTCGGTGCAGTGTTTTTTGCGGCGGCGCTCGGCGTGATCCTCGGCCTGGTCGCCGGCTTCTTCGGCGGCATCATCGACAATGTGGTGATGCGCATTGCCGACGTGCTGGTGAGCTTCCCGACCATCCTCGTGGCACTCCTCATCAGCGGCATCGCCCGCGCGCAGCTCAGCACCGAGACGATGCTCGCCTGGGCGCCGCTGGTCCTGATCTTCTCCATCGCGGTCAACGAATGGGTGCAGTATGCCCGCACCGTGCGCGCCTCGACCATGGTTGAAGTCGCCCGCGACTATGTGCGCGCCGCCAAGGTCATCGGCCTGCCCGCCGGACGCATCATGGGCCGGCACATCTTGCCGAACGTCATGAGCTCGGTCATGGTCATTGCCACGATCAACCTTGCGGGCGCGATCCTGACGGAGGCGACGCTCTCCTTCCTCGGCGCCGGCATGCCGCCGACCTATCCCTCGCTCGGCACGCTGATCCGCATCGGCAACCAGTTCCTGTTCTCCGGCATTTGGTGGATCGCCGTCATGCCGGCGGCAGTTCTCGTCGTCCTCGTGCTCGCTGTCAACGTGATCGGCGACTATCTGCGCGATCGCTTCAACCCGAAACTGATGGCCCGCTGA
- a CDS encoding dipeptide ABC transporter ATP-binding protein: MTDTTTPVLDIKALRVEYPLANGDTLVAVKGIDLLIRPGEIHALVGESGAGKTTVGNALMGLLQAPGKIVSGSIEIAGKPIDLRTGRTAGIIPGRDVGAIFQDPMTSLNPLFTVESQLCEGMLTHLKLARAEAKARALELMKDVGIPEPERRLGSYPHQLSGGQRQRVVIATALACGPKLIVADEPTTALDVSVQAQILKLIRDLADQRGVGVLLVTHNMGVVAEIADRVTIMQNGAVVESGSAREVLTTPKAPYARTLIAAVPPIEHRLERLPVPSEETQVTLDARANVRSKNTKRETGGKDDVILSVRDLAVEYGDRSLIPGRKSSVFRAVKRVSFEVRRGEIFGLVGESGCGKTTVANTIAGLVTQSSGSIDFQGTALGAKREKTVRKSLQMVFQDPYSALNPRLRINSAIAEPILFYKLASNAEEARLDAKTLLEVVGLPADAGSRFSHAFSGGQRQRIAIARALGPRPSLLICDEPTSALDVSVQAQLLNLLKDLRDLAGLSMLFISHDLAVIRQMCDRIAVMKSGEIVELADTETLFTAPQHDYTKELLRLAPSLDRILSRQSAVQ, from the coding sequence ATGACCGATACGACAACCCCAGTTCTCGACATCAAGGCGCTCCGCGTCGAGTATCCTCTGGCAAACGGTGACACGCTCGTCGCCGTCAAGGGGATCGACCTTCTAATCCGCCCGGGCGAGATCCACGCCCTCGTCGGCGAATCCGGTGCGGGCAAGACCACGGTCGGCAACGCGCTAATGGGCCTGTTGCAGGCCCCCGGCAAAATCGTCTCCGGCTCCATCGAGATCGCCGGCAAACCGATCGATCTTCGCACCGGACGCACCGCGGGCATCATACCTGGCCGCGATGTCGGCGCGATCTTCCAGGACCCGATGACGAGCCTCAACCCGCTCTTCACGGTGGAAAGCCAGCTCTGCGAGGGCATGCTGACGCATCTGAAACTCGCCCGCGCCGAGGCGAAGGCCCGCGCGCTCGAACTGATGAAGGACGTCGGCATTCCCGAACCGGAACGCCGGCTCGGCTCCTATCCGCACCAGCTTTCCGGCGGCCAGCGGCAGCGCGTGGTCATCGCCACGGCGCTGGCCTGCGGCCCGAAGCTCATCGTCGCCGACGAACCGACGACGGCGCTCGATGTCTCCGTCCAGGCGCAGATCCTGAAACTGATCCGCGACCTTGCGGACCAGCGCGGCGTCGGCGTGCTACTCGTCACGCACAATATGGGCGTCGTTGCCGAAATTGCCGACCGCGTCACGATCATGCAGAACGGCGCGGTAGTGGAAAGCGGTTCGGCCCGTGAGGTGTTGACCACCCCGAAGGCGCCCTATGCCCGCACCCTGATCGCCGCCGTGCCGCCTATCGAGCACCGGCTCGAACGCCTGCCGGTACCGAGCGAAGAAACGCAGGTGACGCTGGATGCGCGCGCGAATGTGCGCAGCAAGAACACGAAAAGGGAGACGGGCGGCAAGGACGATGTGATTCTTTCCGTTCGCGACCTTGCGGTTGAATACGGCGACCGCTCGCTGATCCCCGGCCGCAAGTCCTCCGTCTTCCGCGCGGTCAAGAGGGTTTCCTTCGAGGTTCGCCGCGGCGAGATCTTCGGACTCGTTGGGGAATCCGGCTGCGGCAAGACCACCGTCGCCAACACCATCGCCGGTCTCGTCACTCAGAGCTCGGGCAGCATCGACTTCCAGGGCACGGCACTCGGGGCGAAACGTGAAAAAACCGTCCGCAAGTCCTTGCAGATGGTGTTCCAAGATCCCTACTCGGCGCTCAATCCGCGCCTGCGCATCAACTCCGCCATCGCCGAGCCGATCCTGTTTTACAAGCTAGCCTCCAATGCCGAGGAGGCCAGGCTGGATGCGAAGACGCTGCTCGAAGTCGTGGGTCTGCCCGCAGATGCCGGCAGCCGCTTCTCGCATGCCTTCTCCGGCGGCCAGCGCCAGCGTATCGCCATCGCCCGCGCGCTTGGACCGCGCCCGTCGCTCCTCATCTGTGACGAGCCTACCTCGGCGCTCGACGTTTCAGTGCAGGCGCAGCTCCTCAACCTCCTGAAGGACCTGCGCGATCTCGCCGGCCTTTCCATGCTGTTCATCAGCCACGATCTCGCGGTGATCCGCCAGATGTGCGACCGCATCGCGGTGATGAAATCGGGCGAGATTGTCGAGCTGGCCGATACCGAGACGCTGTTTACCGCCCCTCAGCACGATTACACGAAGGAACTCCTGCGCCTCGCGCCCTCGCTCGACCGCATCCTGTCGCGGCAGAGCGCGGTACAATAG
- a CDS encoding M24 family metallopeptidase, protein MSIDYDRLPFQPEEYLARRDALRALMAERGIDVCVLNSTSNMYYLTGFGSLAYGATSLIVRADGRAIWVMRLTELSNIRALKGKIWVDEGVGVRDGEDYATVLARTIADLAPGKPVVAVEYGNVQQALRGFVKPTDDAVLNASGLVEHLRRVKSPAEIALLRKAGFIAAQSCRDGFAALREGMTDAELAAVVTNSLLANGSHRVAQMPNVCAGPRTARAHVTWCGAPISRGDLINIEPAGSVFDYHTPVYRFYSIGEPSARVRTMFEVCKEALNEGYANVRPGMTSHEAARIFESVFERRGFAEWMVTRPAYSIGGTFPPGWGEDNVMAIRRNHDAVLEEGMCFHISPVLYQDGIGCVGASMPSVLTANGFESLSGDEAVFGVK, encoded by the coding sequence ATGTCCATCGACTACGATCGTCTGCCCTTCCAGCCGGAAGAATACCTCGCCCGCCGCGATGCCCTGCGTGCCCTCATGGCCGAGCGCGGCATCGATGTCTGCGTGCTCAATTCCACGTCCAATATGTACTACCTGACAGGCTTCGGATCGCTCGCTTATGGTGCAACCTCGCTAATCGTAAGGGCGGACGGGAGAGCCATTTGGGTGATGCGCCTTACCGAACTTAGCAACATTCGCGCGCTCAAGGGTAAGATATGGGTCGACGAGGGCGTTGGTGTGCGAGATGGGGAGGACTACGCTACGGTCCTTGCACGCACCATTGCAGACCTTGCGCCCGGCAAGCCAGTCGTCGCCGTGGAATATGGTAATGTGCAGCAAGCCTTGCGGGGCTTTGTGAAACCGACGGACGACGCGGTCCTCAATGCTTCCGGCCTCGTCGAGCACCTGCGTCGTGTCAAAAGCCCGGCCGAAATCGCGCTCCTGCGCAAAGCCGGGTTTATTGCCGCGCAATCGTGCCGGGATGGGTTTGCCGCTCTTCGCGAAGGGATGACTGACGCAGAGCTTGCAGCCGTCGTCACGAATAGTCTGCTTGCGAACGGTAGCCATCGTGTCGCGCAAATGCCCAATGTGTGTGCAGGTCCGCGCACCGCGCGTGCGCACGTTACCTGGTGCGGAGCGCCGATTTCCCGCGGCGATCTTATCAATATCGAGCCGGCAGGGTCTGTTTTCGACTATCATACACCTGTTTACCGGTTCTACTCCATCGGCGAACCCTCGGCACGAGTCCGCACCATGTTCGAAGTCTGTAAGGAGGCACTGAACGAAGGCTATGCGAACGTGCGCCCCGGCATGACTTCTCACGAGGCTGCGCGGATATTCGAAAGCGTCTTCGAGCGGCGCGGCTTTGCCGAATGGATGGTTACCCGTCCGGCCTACAGTATCGGTGGGACCTTCCCTCCCGGCTGGGGTGAAGACAATGTCATGGCGATCCGCCGCAATCACGATGCCGTCCTCGAAGAGGGCATGTGCTTCCACATCAGCCCGGTGCTCTATCAGGACGGCATCGGCTGTGTGGGCGCCAGCATGCCCTCCGTGCTCACCGCCAACGGATTTGAATCGCTCAGCGGCGACGAAGCTGTATTCGGCGTGAAATAG